The genomic interval GCTGGCTTGTTTATGACCTCCATGTCAGGGTTCAAAGCAGGGGCATCTTGAAGCATTCTGCGGGTCTGCCTGACTGCTGCTCCTCTTTATTGCGTTGTTTTGGGAGCTGTGGAATGGGaagtgcagattttttttctggacaGGATGTAGAGTCACTGCTGTAATGTAGGATACAGCCCCCCCTACTCCATTCTGACACAGAGCTGGCTCACGGCTGCACGAGTCCGCATCTGGAGACGACAGGAAGCACATTTCTCTGCATCTGGATTGAAGTCATTGCTTCTGTAGcggctgtttatttttttttttagcacgaGAACACGTAACCCGGGTAAGTCGTTGGAAACGGGTTTGTTACACGTACTCGCATTTATCACTTCACAACTTTCAAGTAGCCTTAAGTTCTTCCCACTTGATGGTGTTTCGTATCGCAAAAGTTTTCGCAAAATAAATGCACGTTTTTCAAACCATAACATTCAGACTATTTTTTTAAGCACACTTTAACGTAGGCCTAAAGGACTATTGCAGTTTCTATTGTTCTGAGGAGACAGCCCAGGGGGTTGATGTAAAACGTAATAACAGGGTGCTCTAACCTCTGTTGTTTGGCCTGCCCAGACATGCATGGCTTTTGGCTGCTGCATACAATACACTAGTAAAGTTCCAGTCATTCTGCCCTCAACAGAATTATATGCATTATTAAACCATCTGAGCTCCTTCTGCAGACCTGCAGAGTTGATGGCTCTGTGAACTCATTTCATCCCTGTAGGCCGGATACAGATTCAGTTGATGATGACTCACCTCTGGACCCTTCTCTCAGTCCTGCTGTTGGTTTTGTCTGAAGCTCTGAACAACCCTGAGGAAAATGATAATGAAGTTATGAAACTCACAGGGGTGGAGCTCTCAAAGAGCCAGGTCAGTAACAAAGCAATACCTTTTAGTTTctttgttgtcctttttttttttttttggatgtgaTGGATTCATTGAATGCAACTTAGTTTGTCAGTTTACCTGTTTTACAATCAGGTGACTGAAAATGCCATTGGAAATCTGAGTGAAACACAGAGCAACACACCTACTACATGTGAGTTTACTGACTATTTctgtggtccccccccccccccccccccacacacacacagttttctttaaattccCTGCCTTTTTCATTCACAGTAGCAGCTCCCTTGAGCACAACAGGTTCTGTGAGCAGCAGTTCAGCTCCTCAGTGTCCAGGAAACCAAGTGATGCTGGAGAACATCACACACTGTGGCTGTCCTTCTGGTATGGTGAAGGATGGAGACAACTGCACCTGCCCTGTGGGCTTCTCTCTGGATGGAGCTGCAGGCTGTAAAGGTAAGAAGAGGCATGTGGGAagatgtgtttttcctttttctcgcaGGACTTTTCTTAAGGACAAGGTAACAGCTTGTCTTAGCTGAATTAAACTATAGTTTATATTCGTATTTTGTCCTGACGTACCCATTTATgaacaagtggattttttttttgccaatttgCATGCAGTGATGCCAGCTACATGTGGCATATTATCTCCTCTCCCCTCGACAGATGTTGACGACTGTGAAGCAGAGGAGCCAGGACCATGTGGTCTCCATGCCAGCTGCACTAATACCCCTGGCTCTTACTCATGTAGCTGTCTCCGTGGTTACCTGATGGGTTCTGTAGGATGCCAGGGTTCGTAGGCATCTGAGAggatttactgtgtgtgtgttagcgagCATGTTGATAAGAGAGTTTTGGCAATGTCTCTCAGTACTCTTCAGTTAATTAGCAGTATATAGTTATgatgcatgtgtgtctttgGGTTTTTCAGACATAGACGAGTGTGCTTTGGCTGCAGTGACGGGCCTGCAGGCCTGTCAAGGGGACGCAGAGTGCACAAACACCCCTGGTTCCTTCACATGCTCCTGTCGTCATGGATATGTAATGGCACTTAATGGAAGAAGCTGTGTAGGTGAGGCTGATGTTGACAtcaggtttgtgtgtttctgtccatatacaataaaatagtttttgttcAGAGGCATTTTAACAAGCATGTCTTCAGCACCTGGGCTGAGCTAGAAGTTTGGGGTTACACATCGTTCCAGAGGACTTGTTGACAGGATAGAAGTATCTTATTGGGGTCTAAAACAACATATTACACTTTATACAGACAAATTATGAACCAAATGTAAAGCAGCAAtgtcataaataaacattttatgacaTATTTTAGACACCTCAAAACCACCTTAAGTTGATTACGTTTTTGAATTGTGATCATGTTTGTGACCCTGATGcactgtattatttatttatggctgtaaaAGAAAGTTTCTATCTTTGGGTTCCCCTTCCTGCAGACGTGGATGAGTGCAGCTTCGAGGAGCAGTGTCGTCGTGAActgggaaatgtgtgtgtgaacactcCGGGCAGCTTTGTTTGTCAGTGCCAGCCAGGCTTCAGAGCAGAGGCCCCCGCCTGTGTCGGTAAATTTGTCTTTAAGCTTCTTCACAGCTGGATGACACTGATGTCTAGATTTGATCCAGTGTTGTGGGTTTCTAATATTTTGCTTGATTTGGCCCAGATTTAACTCCTGCTGACAGGGACACAGGCTTTGCAGGAGTTAGGGCTTAAGTCGGCTGCTTTGCTGCCTGCTCTcttgctctttgttttgtttccaggcATCTAGCTCTACTTCTTGAACTTTAAGGACTTATTCCCTCTCTTGTGCTCTTTTCTGTTTGCTctcttttttaacatctttatttgttttttctgtgactTTTCTGCACTCGTGGTCTCAGGTCCTGTGTGTCCAGACTACACCGTGTGTCAAGGTATGTTGGCTTCCATGTTTAACACGAGCTGCTTGCTTTGATGAGGGTTTGGATTGTTAAGGTATACCAACCAAATCATATGCAACATTCACAATTTGGATTTGGTGTTCCTCATAAGAGTGTCTCGTAAAATATTGTTATCTTCTTGCCCATTCTTGAGTGTTCCAACTGCAAAATTCTAATGTTTAATGCCCATTAAAGACCTGATTGGTGCTGGGTGGCATGGAAATAATTTAGTCACTCTGATGTTTAAAGTAAATTACTGGGTGCAGAATACTGCTTTTAACaagcaataaaatgttttattgcatTACGTCAGAGTGAAttgtaattaaaacatttttcattctgCTTGTGGTAAAATAATCTTCTTCTGGCGTCTGTCTCTGTCCCAGATGTAGATGAATGTGTGGAGAGTCCTGCGGTGTGTGATGGTCAAGGTGTCTGTGAGAACACGCTTGGGAGCTACAAGTGTGTTTGTCGACCGGGTTACCGGGGAAACGGCACACACTGCGAAGGTAAGCAATTAGTGCTGATGTCCCTCAATGGAAAACTCTTTTTCTGGTAGATGGGGTCAACTTCCTTGTGTGCCCATGTTTTAATGCTTGCTGTTCTGCATTCCATTCAAATGATCCAGAGGGGCAGGACAGTGTTCTTTGAGTGGAAATGAAATGAGTGTTTAAAAGTTTTCTTGTTTCCAGACGAGAATGAGTGTGCATCAGGTGGTCACGGGTGTGACACAAATGCTCGATGTGGCAACATCATTGGCTCGTATTTCTGCCAATGCTACCATGGCTATAACGGCGATGGACACTCTTGTTTTGGTGGGTAagccgtgtttgtgtgtgatttccCAAAGTGTGTGCCTCTAATGGAACTTAGTGTCTCTGAGGCTCTGCCAGCAATACTTGTTCAGTACTAACAAGTAGAAGCACTTGGGCACTCTCCACTCACAACACGATGCTCCTTTGGGATTTCTCTATTTGCAGACATAGATGAGTGTGCTGTGAACAACGGCCACTGTGAACACAACTGCTCCAATGAACAGGGAGGGTACAGCTGCCAATGTGGCTCAGGCTTCCAGCTCCACCAGGATGGACACAACTGCACAGGTAAGAACTGGGGAGGAGGGTGTTGATTAATATACTGCTAGTACCAACATGAGCTAATCCTTGATTCTTGCTCAACGCTTCAAGTGTgtccgtggcacactgaaaataactttactgtattttattgtgggCGAAACGAATGGTATGTTACCGCAACCATGGGCACCTGAGAACGTCCAGGCCATGCCCGGGATACCCTGTTGGGCCACTTAATAATTCTACTTCTGTTGTAATTATTAACATTAAAAAGCTTCAAGCAGGTCAAAGCCTTGCCTTTAagtctttctttaaaacaaatagcAGGGAGCGTTTGATGATTAGCCCATCTGCCCCAGACAAACTGAATATCTAGCTAGAATCCTAAAACAGTTTGCTTACCTAGGCTAAGCCTAGCAAAAGTGGTTGGACTCAGGGAAAAACAGCTAGGCTGccattgtaaaaagaaaaaacaagtagTTTTGCTTCGCTTGGCTAAAGACAGCGTTCACTGTTAGGCTGCAGGCACTAACATAGCAGTCTATTTCAATCAACTCTCAGCAAATAGTAGAGTACTAACGAATGTTCCCTGTTGATGAGTGACTTCTTTAAGCATATTTTCTTAATATATTTGTAGTGGCATATGTTGCTTTTTGTTATTAGAAAAATTAAGTCCATTAATGTGCATTGTTGAGTGCCACAATATTTCTTTTCATAGTACCACTTGGGGGCGCCAAGGCCAAAGATTTTCCCCATAATTGTGTGACCAGCTTTAAGAGATTACTCTTTTGACATGTTCTCATTGATATGTTGAAGCAAGTGATAGAACGACTGGGGAATAGAGTTTGATTTAAGTCAAAACGAGCCTTTACAGAGAGTCTTTTGCCATTATTTTAAGTAATGTCTCTGATCCCACAGATGTTGATGAGTGCTTGGCGCAGAATGGGACCTGTGGGCACATTTGCATCAACACTCAGGGATCGTTTCAGTGCTCCTGCAGGCCCGGCTACCAGCTGCACATTGATGTTCACACCTGTGTTGGTCAGTCACTCAACATCACTCTGTCACTTCACCACTCAGTGATGTGTACCTgctcatttacatcatttaaGCTTGTTTATTTATCAGCATGCAGCATAGCCTAAAACTGCCATGAATATTTTGTCTCACGCTctcattttgtgtgtgcatctttTCTGCCCAACCATGAAAGGATGTCTTTCAGGCACATTTTGTAGAATGAGTGAAAGCCAGACTCAGTTTGGTGTCAGTTGCACACCAGAGGTAATGATTTcccaaacattttttacatgtgtgtgcagacatTGATGAATGTAAACTCCAGAATGGCGGTTGCTCTCACACCTGCAGCAACTCTCCAGGAGGACACACCTGCCActgccctcctcctctgctgctcgaCACAGACAACCTCTCCTGCAGCAGTATGTCACATATACACTTTCAAGTTTTAAATATCAGAATGCTTTGTGAATATAATGGGGTAAACAAATCGTGTTTATAATTTGAATATGAAGACTTCACAAGGCAAGTCAAACTGTTCCCGTGGTGTTATTGTTTTCCTGTGTCCATACTTCTCATATTAAGGTCTTGGTTCACACTGAGGTCCACATGTCACAGATTATAAACAGGTCCACAAAGAGCACACACTGCTGTGGAAAACATACAGAAGTTCCATCATACAATTTTACAACAGTTAATGCTTAAGTGTTAAACAGTAGCAAAGTTTATCCATATAATTCTGTCTTTAATCATTTGACAGTATTACCATGTATATAATTGTTATAAAAGGCTACAAATTGTAGCATTAAGAAAACGTTTTTGTTCGATAAAGATACAACTTGTCATCTTTTAAACATGTCCAACAATTTGACAGTTAAGCTGCTTATAGGCAGACGATAATTGATTACTTTCATCATCAGATTAGCATCATCTACCGTTTTGTTTAACTCAGACAATTTTTGTCTaggaaatgtaataaaagagacaaaaatgCCTATcctcattatttaaagaatatgagcaaatttcattaaaaaaggaTGAATTTTTGAGTTCTCCACAGATTTGTACTTTTTTGCTCTTCATtgttaaaacctttaaaaaatgtaacttgcaaataataaataaataaataattccttcttttccttttttatttgttctgaaCAGATGTAACATCTTGCAATCTTAGAAATGGTGGCTGTGACCATGTTTGTGCGGTGAATGCAGAGGGACAGGTCCAGTGTAACTGTCGAAAAGGCTGGAAGTTGGGCGAGGACCACCGGA from Labrus mixtus chromosome 3, fLabMix1.1, whole genome shotgun sequence carries:
- the si:ch211-221n20.8 gene encoding multiple epidermal growth factor-like domains protein 6 isoform X2 → MMTHLWTLLSVLLLVLSEALNNPEENDNEVMKLTGVELSKSQVTENAIGNLSETQSNTPTTLAAPLSTTGSVSSSSAPQCPGNQVMLENITHCGCPSGMVKDGDNCTCPVGFSLDGAAGCKDVDDCEAEEPGPCGLHASCTNTPGSYSCSCLRGYLMGSVGCQDIDECALAAVTGLQACQGDAECTNTPGSFTCSCRHGYVMALNGRSCVDVDECSFEEQCRRELGNVCVNTPGSFVCQCQPGFRAEAPACVDVDECVESPAVCDGQGVCENTLGSYKCVCRPGYRGNGTHCEDENECASGGHGCDTNARCGNIIGSYFCQCYHGYNGDGHSCFDIDECAVNNGHCEHNCSNEQGGYSCQCGSGFQLHQDGHNCTDVDECLAQNGTCGHICINTQGSFQCSCRPGYQLHIDVHTCVDIDECKLQNGGCSHTCSNSPGGHTCHCPPPLLLDTDNLSCSNVTSCNLRNGGCDHVCAVNAEGQVQCNCRKGWKLGEDHRSCVDVNECGDFTNGGCEQLCLNHPGGFNCTCREGYQVQTDDLTKCKPVCEPPCQNYGVCVAPNSCDCPPGYPGLGCLAMCSPPCAHGGTCMRWNECLCPPGWTGAGCHTAVCELPCANGGRCVGPNTCQCPSDYTGPQCLLPLCTPACLNGGRCVDVNQCICVGGWQGARCQREPVVCHKPCKNGGVCVGLNRCQCAKGFTGDLCETAVTTPCIPPCQHGATCSPHNTCSCPEGTAGLRCEKLTCPVVTTVVSMARAVRKAFRESYVDRCGPLGVQLCTKYRINQARVYLQAYRVGYKIQCPQRKGR
- the si:ch211-221n20.8 gene encoding multiple epidermal growth factor-like domains protein 6 isoform X1; this translates as MMTHLWTLLSVLLLVLSEALNNPEENDNEVMKLTGVELSKSQVTENAIGNLSETQSNTPTTLAAPLSTTGSVSSSSAPQCPGNQVMLENITHCGCPSGMVKDGDNCTCPVGFSLDGAAGCKDVDDCEAEEPGPCGLHASCTNTPGSYSCSCLRGYLMGSVGCQDIDECALAAVTGLQACQGDAECTNTPGSFTCSCRHGYVMALNGRSCVDVDECSFEEQCRRELGNVCVNTPGSFVCQCQPGFRAEAPACVGPVCPDYTVCQDVDECVESPAVCDGQGVCENTLGSYKCVCRPGYRGNGTHCEDENECASGGHGCDTNARCGNIIGSYFCQCYHGYNGDGHSCFDIDECAVNNGHCEHNCSNEQGGYSCQCGSGFQLHQDGHNCTDVDECLAQNGTCGHICINTQGSFQCSCRPGYQLHIDVHTCVDIDECKLQNGGCSHTCSNSPGGHTCHCPPPLLLDTDNLSCSNVTSCNLRNGGCDHVCAVNAEGQVQCNCRKGWKLGEDHRSCVDVNECGDFTNGGCEQLCLNHPGGFNCTCREGYQVQTDDLTKCKPVCEPPCQNYGVCVAPNSCDCPPGYPGLGCLAMCSPPCAHGGTCMRWNECLCPPGWTGAGCHTAVCELPCANGGRCVGPNTCQCPSDYTGPQCLLPLCTPACLNGGRCVDVNQCICVGGWQGARCQREPVVCHKPCKNGGVCVGLNRCQCAKGFTGDLCETAVTTPCIPPCQHGATCSPHNTCSCPEGTAGLRCEKLTCPVVTTVVSMARAVRKAFRESYVDRCGPLGVQLCTKYRINQARVYLQAYRVGYKIQCPQRKGR